The genomic segment GTCCGTCCAGCACAGCGCCTGCCACGACGAGCGTCGCCATCGTATGGGCGGGCGTCAGCTTGGCGACGTCGAACAGCAGCTGGCCGACGATGCAGATCGCTCCGCCGACCAGGAAAGCCCACAAGTATTGCATCGTTTGTCCTCCTTGGAATCGTATTAACGTTCGATGGATACGGCGTGAGCGATGCACGGAATGCTCTCTCCCTGTTGAAAAGACAGCGGCGAGAGCAGCGCCCCGGTCGCTACGACGAGCAGGCGGCCGAGCTCTCCCTGCGCGAGCCGCCTAAGCAGATGCCCGTACGTGACGGTCGCGGAGCAGGCGCAGCCGCTCCCCCCGGCCTGAACCGTCTGATTGGCGAGGTCGTACATAAGCAGACCGCAGTCGTCGAACTGCGTCTCCGAGATCGGCACGCCATGCCGCTTAAGCAGATCGGCGGCGATCGGATGGCCGACCGACGCCAGATCGCCGGTCACGATCATGTCGTAATAGCCCGGCTCGCGGCCCGTCTCCTGCAGATGCGCCTGAATCGTATCCACGGCGGCCGGCGCCATGGCCGAGCCCATGTCGAACGGGTCCTTGAGCCCGAGGTCCATAATTCGCCCGATCGTAACCGAAGTGATCCGCGGCCCGGCGCCCTCCGCCGCGACGACGGCGGCGCCCGCGCCGGTTACCGTATATTGGGCGGTCGGCGGCTTTTGGGATCCGTACTCCGTCGGATAGCGGAACTGCTTTTCGGCCGTGCAATTGTGGCTGCTCGTCCCCGCCATCGCATACCTAGCCGCCCCCGTCGACACGAGCAGCGCGGCCAGCCCCAG from the Cohnella hashimotonis genome contains:
- the spoVAD gene encoding stage V sporulation protein AD translates to MLQGRRTWIFDKPPVILGTGTVVGPDEGEGPLAADFDLVHPDMTIQQPSWEKAERLMLEQASDIALSKAALSKDKINFYIGGDLINQIISSTFAARTLGAPYLGVFGACSTSMESLGLAALLVSTGAARYAMAGTSSHNCTAEKQFRYPTEYGSQKPPTAQYTVTGAGAAVVAAEGAGPRITSVTIGRIMDLGLKDPFDMGSAMAPAAVDTIQAHLQETGREPGYYDMIVTGDLASVGHPIAADLLKRHGVPISETQFDDCGLLMYDLANQTVQAGGSGCACSATVTYGHLLRRLAQGELGRLLVVATGALLSPLSFQQGESIPCIAHAVSIER